In Natator depressus isolate rNatDep1 chromosome 22, rNatDep2.hap1, whole genome shotgun sequence, the following proteins share a genomic window:
- the SCN2B gene encoding sodium channel regulatory subunit beta-2, which yields MSKEPWVLRPTLCLTGLSLLVSLAPCGLGMEIMAQSTVSALNGTSVRLPCTFNSCYKVENKQFSLNWTYQRCEKCSEQLFLQFRMKIVHWRLDRFGNRVEFTGNPSKNDVSFTLHQVQLEDEGTYNCYVMNLPDRHRGHARIFLKVITEVPPERDSTVAVIVGASVGGFLAVVILVLVIVKCVRRKKQQKLNTDDQKTEEEGKTDGEGNPEEGTK from the exons ATGAGCAAGGAGCCTTGGGTTCTCCGGCCCACCTTGTGCCTCACTGGGCTCAGCTTGCTTGTCTCTCTGG CACCCTGTGGGCTGGGCATGGAGATCATGGCACAATCTACCGTCAGTGCCTTGAATGGCACATCCGTGCGTCTCCCCTGCACCTTCAACTCCTGCTACAAAGTGGAGAACAAACAGTTCTCCCTGAACTGGACATACCAGAGATGTGAGAAGTGCAGCGAGCAGCTG TTCCTGCAGTTCCGGATGAAGATTGTGCACTGGCGGCTGGATCGCTTCGGGAATAGGGTGGAGTTCACCGGAAACCCCAGCAAGAACGACGTGTCCTTCACCCTCCACCAGGTGCAGCTGGAGGATGAGGGCACCTACAACTGCTACGTGATGAACCTGCCTGACAGGCACCGGGGCCATGCCCGCATCTTCCTCAAGGTCATCACCGAAG TGCCCCCAGAGCGCGACTCCACGGTGGCTGTTATCGTGGGGGCCTCGGTCGGGGGCTTCCTGGCCGTGGTGATCCTGGTGCTGGTAATCGTCAAGTGCGTGCggaggaaaaagcagcagaaaCTGAACACAGACGACCAGAAaacagaggaggaagggaagacagACGGTGAAGGGAACCCTGAGGAGGGCACCAAGTAA